A window of Apium graveolens cultivar Ventura chromosome 8, ASM990537v1, whole genome shotgun sequence contains these coding sequences:
- the LOC141678072 gene encoding uncharacterized protein LOC141678072, producing the protein MMKKSLTKTPIRIRALFSKPTYTTNAATHLSPLHTLKQTHFSSSSHSQNPPLLNPDLHFSHLKPSSTFNPSSSFSNLRYFNCTASVDTKDEASEDVVPIDIWEEEDEAEPEIGDGGDGGGVVLQNCSWGARALSIAQEVLPQFGDDIELFSFKTTPRGYIYVRLDKLPNKYGCPEIELIESYNREYKKRLDEAGQEGELPDDLAIEVSSPGAERLLKVPDDLQRFQDMPMRVSYVDDVDTKCPEKTMIFYLDAIETESGSCVWRLADVKENRDPAAKGRPFSRKQKDWRLKLPYGMVKKVTLYLDC; encoded by the exons ATGATGAAAAAATCTCTAACTAAAACACCGATTAGAATTAGAGCACTCTTCTCCAAACCCACTTACACTACAAATGCTGCTACACATCTATCACCATTACACACACTAAAACAAACCCATTTCTCATCTTCTTCTCATTCACAAAACCCTCCTCTCTTAAACCCTGATCTTCATTTTTCTCACCTTAAACCCTCCTCCACTTTTAACCCCtcttcttcattttcaaatcttcgTTACTTCAATTGTACCGCTAGTGTTGATACCAAAG ATGAAGCAAGTGAGGACGTAGTACCCATTGACATATGGGAAGAGGAAGATGAAGCTGAGCCTGAG attGGTGATGGAGGAGACGGGGGTGGAGTCGTTTTACAGAACTGTTCCTGGGGTGCCCGGGCTCTATCTATTGCCCAGGAGGTCTTGCCTCAATTCGGGGATGACATAGAGCTATTCTCTTTTAAAACTACGCCTCGTGGATACATTTATGTCAGACTCGATAAACTTCCAAATAA ATACGGATGTCCAGAAATAGAGTTGATTGAGAGCTACAATCGTGAGTATAAAAAACGATTGGATGAAGCAGGACAGGAGGGAGAACTACCTGATGATCTGGCTATCGAA GTATCATCTCCTGGTGCAGAGCGGCTCCTAAAAGTACCGGATGACTTGCAACGGTTCCAAGACATGCCTATGAGAGTTAGCTATGTAGATGATGTTGACACAAAATGCCCCGAAAAGACTATGATTTTCTACCTGGATGCCATTGAAACAGAATCAGGAAGCTGTGTGTGGAGGCTGGCAGATGTGAAGGAAAATAGGGACCCTGCTGCTAAAGGTAGACCCTTTAGCCGTAAGCAGAAGGATTGGAGGTTAAAACTTCCATATGGCATGGTTAAAAAGGTAACGTTGTATCTGGATTGCTGA
- the LOC141677174 gene encoding LOW QUALITY PROTEIN: ubiquinone biosynthesis protein COQ4 homolog, mitochondrial (The sequence of the model RefSeq protein was modified relative to this genomic sequence to represent the inferred CDS: deleted 1 base in 1 codon; substituted 1 base at 1 genomic stop codon), with product MINRAHIRLNGLQKAAVALGSAVGALLDPRRADLIAALGETTGKPAFERGLERMKRSPDGRVMLLYEKVGYAWDLPLNTFGAANASFMGSRNFSPDDRPPVRFMETEELAYVAMRACEVHDFWHTLFGLPANLIGEXALKVIEFEQMLLPMCLMSVVGGTARFSEKQRSLFYQHSFPWALRAGMRSTDLMCIYYEKHFDEDLEDVRRRWG from the exons ATGATAAACCGAGCTCATATTCGCCTTAATGGGTTGCAAAAAGCTGCTGTTGCACTTGGCTCGGCAGTTGGAGCATTATTAGACCCGCGAAGAGCAGATCTGATAGCTGCTCTAGGGGAGACAACTGGGAAGCCTGCTTTCGAACGGGGTCTTGAAAGGATGAAGAGGAGTCCTGATGGCAGGGTAATGCTTCTGTACGAGAAAGTGGGATATGCCTGGGATCTACCACTAAATACTTTTGGAGCTGCAAATGCAAGCTTTATGGGATCTCGTAACTTCTCCCCAGATGACAGGCCACCAGTTCGGTTCATGGAAACAGAGGAGTTAGCCTATGTTGCTATGCGTGCATGCGAGGTGCATGACTTTTGGCACACCCTCTTTGGCCTCCCCGCTAATTTGATTGGTGAGTGAGCACTGAAGGTAATCGAGTTTGAGCAAATGCTACTTCCTATGTGTCTGATGTCTGTCGTAGGAGGAACAGCAAGATTCAGTGAAAAACAGAGATCATTGTTCTACCAGCACTCTTTTCCATGGGCGCTGCGTGCTGGTATGAGAAGCACTGATCTGATGTGTATT TACTATGAGAAGCACTTCGATGAGGATTTGGAGGATGTTCGGAGGAGATGGGGATAA